The window GATGGCTAGATTAATCGGGTTCCACAATGACATGTTACACAATTTGTTTCTTCAGAAACAGGGATTGTTAATAGCAGTTCAGTAACAGTTAACTGCTAGACAAACCTAGCCTATCCTGGTCAATTTCAAAGTGTGTCAAATGGAATGGTTTTTTATATGATTCTCAAACATGGTTAATTCTTAACCCATTCCTCTAAATTAGCACTATTTATTGACAGTTTGAACTTTGATCTAAGCATGGTGGGCAGAGATATTAAAACACTCTCATTTgccagtttttccatgcatatgCTAAACCTTCACTGTGTTACCTGGTCCCTTTCAATCAATGAATTAACTCATTAAATCCAATTTTTCCAACTATATAAACTAACCCTATTTACCATTATTTATGGCTAAAGTGAAAGGTCAAGACAACAAAGCCGTTAGAGATATATATAGTTTGAGCTCAAAATATTGTCACAGAAGAGACCTGGGGGACTTTGTTCTGCTTCCCAAATGCTGCAGTGCTGAAAAATGTCCAACATTGTGGACCACTATCTCTGCCTAAGAGTTTCTTAGAGTTGTTTGCCATCCATGAgacagattcaactccttttacAAAAGCCCCTTCAAAGGGAAGGGACTCTGCATTTAGTGCAGTAGGCAGAGGATCCTCAAATGCAGCAAGAAGAGCCCAtataggactgagttcaagtctCTGAGAAAGATCATCAAAAACAAAATCATTAATTGAGATAATAAAATAGGAAAGAAGAAGAGCATCAAGTTACATATGCATTGATTTGAGAAGCCCAGCTAATATTTGCCAATACCTTCATTTGTCTAGCAATGAGAGGTAAGCCTGATGAGGCGAGCAATCTATTTGCACATTTTCCTGGTGACATGTAAAACAAAATACATTTGTAGCCAAAGACAAATCACAATTATGCAGAAGGTACAAGCAACTGTGCTTTCTCTAGTGGACTGAATGCATAAAAAAATTCCAAGAAACAACAGAACTTACAAATAAAGACGAAGAAATCATCAAAAGATGCAGGACCAGACCAATAGCAGGATGCGTTGGCAGAGGTCACGCCCTCTCCACCTCCATATATAGTCaactagatttttttttttgacaaccGTGGTATTCGGACTAGCTTgcacgcacctcgactaattccatgGAATTAGTACTAGATATATTTTCTCCAAggcttttttatttcttttcaatgGACTTAGAATTGGTCTGCCCACAAGGCGAATTAAACATCAAAACTCATCTAAGTATTTGCTTATATAAAATAAGGAAAATGTAAAAGGAAACGGAAGTGGATAAGTGGTGTTCTTAATTTTGCCTTAGGGTCTAATTTTGGAGGTTCTAGATTAGTCATCATTTAATTGATATATCATTTTGGTACCGGTCTAGTCTTGAAAGTGCTTAATGGTCCATGATCCTCGTTTTTTCCATGTCAATATTTGTCTTTATCTTTTGGGAGAGCGCTATatatgtttttgtacgtgaataTTAGTATTAAGTTGAATCTAGGAGTTCAGTAAAGCTTTGTTCTTTCGAggctttttcttcttttgttccaATTAAATACTGAGGGGCACAGTTCAACTTTTTAACACAAAAAATTTAGTCTCCAAATTCtaataattattttatagtaAATACACATCTCACAAATTCCATGAGGGCCAACTTCTCTTCTCCAAACAAGCATAAATCGTTATTCACATGTGTTTTCTTTATGCATATACTTATACTCTAACTTGCAAGATATTTCCTCTTATAGTTTATTTGAATAACTTtgctctccccccccccccaaaccaacACACACacaagaaaaaatgaaatgaaattttTCTCATTTTGTCTCTTTGAAACTGGTTCAATCTACTCCTCAAATGGCAAGCACAAAATGTTGCAAGATCTTGTCACCAATTACACTTACACACAGACCTTTTAAGATATCTATACTTCTACTTTTTATTGGATAATGGAAACAATCTAAGAATGCTTCCACTCCTCATTGGTTACGACATCATGATGACATATGTATTCCTCTGATGCAATATGATTAAAACCTAACATCATTTATTTTCTATGAAACAGGAAGATTAATTTACTTGAtcaccaaaacaaaacaaaaaaaaacaaaaaaacagggAGACAGATTTATGGAAAATGAAGGTTTTTCCTATTACATATAAGTTGAAAACCCGAAACACACATAATATAGTGataagaaataatttaatttttattgtgGAAGAGAACAAACTGGTTTACTTCAACAACTCCTAACCATAGCAATGAGGAGGGAAGGCTCTTTGAAATGAAATATATGGGAGGAAATAGGAGCATTTTGTCTTTCACCACCAGCTCGCTATTGTGCTCATAGACAGAAGAAATGAAAGAGATAAACTAAATGAGGGTTTGATTTAGCATATTAAAAATTTGCTAATTCTTGCAAAGGAAAAGACTATCAAAAAGGCAAAACTACTAGAAAACTGAAAATAATTACCATTATGTGCAATGACAATTGCATCAAACTGCCCACAAGGCTTTTCCTTCTCACTCAAGTGCCACGTCCCGTTAAATGGTTCAAGTGTACTTACCCAACAAGGGCGTACAACATTGACCAAAGAAGTCTGCCCAAACACATCAAACTTTTATAAGATTGAGAGGAAATAGCACCCAAAAGAATAAGTACATTATTCTCCTTCCATTATTCATACAAAGCATGCATTCTCAACAAACAGAACTGAAGGGAATGATTGGCTTAGTTGAATGGATGCATTATGTGAAGAAAGATATTTAGTATATAACACAAAAAGTTGTGCACCTGAGATAGTAATGAATCCGCAAGTGGGCGCATTCCATTGACCCCTATATATTTGGGAGGCGAAGAAGGAAATGGAACAAAATGCCCACCAACTTCAAGCTCCCCAATTCGACCCTGCCATTCACGAACCAAACCCCTATTCAACCAGTCATCAACTAGCTCGGCAAACTTGGGGTTGGTCACCGTGAAGAACTGAGCTGCATGGTCAAATATCAAAGGCTGATGATCAATCATTCTTGTTCCCATTCTTCCTCCCAACCCATGTATTCCCTAAAGCAACCGAACATAATAAGATACACCAGATGCATTCTTCTATTGTGCATCATTATATAACTCTAACAAGAACTTTCAAACAAAGATAACCAACTGGACGGCACCAAATTTAGACTTCAccaataagaaacaatttcccAATAGCAACCGCTAAAATCTTCTGTTTAAACAGAGATAAGGAAGAAACAAATGGCAGACATAGTAATTGTTTTGATGAAAAACTGTTGAACGAAAATACTTGCCAGCTGTAGTTTGTTTTAATATTCCATATAGAAGCAATTACATAAAACATTAGGTAGACGACAACCAAATTTTCAGTTTCAATCCAATTAAGAGTAAAAGTAGACTCATAATGTTTTTATTGAATTCTCCTCAAACCAATCTATATTAAATGTCTATTTATTTTGAGTTGTCCAAAGTGTACTCTCTTTCTCACTACAGTTCTCCTTCtccataactttttttttttggaatttcctaTTTCTTTTCCAATTGCTTAAAGAAGGCAACTTTATGCTAGTTTTGGATTCAATTtcaatcaaaaacgactaaaataACTTCGACTTTTACCTTCAAGAAAAAAATGGACCAAAAGGAAAGGTTAAAATTCAATGTGAAATGGATGAAATATACAATTAAGTAGTTATTTTATCAGAACAGTTCGTATTCTAAACTAAACAGACAAAAGAATGTAAAAAGAGGAAAGGACATAACGAACCGTGTCGAAAACGGTGGAACGAATGCCCCTTTTCTCCAAGTACAGAGCACAGGTAAGGCCAGACATGCCACCTCCGATAATCCCAACCACAGGATCATCAGGAATTGGTTTAGTAAAATTAACTTGTTCTTGACTCAaactttttttcaaagttgattTCCTTGAAGTTCCATATCTGGGTTTGTATTTTCCTGGACTTTTACTACGTCTTCGTGTGGGATTCTTGGAATTTCCTGTGGGTGCTTTGTTGTTGGAGTTCATTGGGGAAATGGGGTT of the Nicotiana tabacum cultivar K326 chromosome 7, ASM71507v2, whole genome shotgun sequence genome contains:
- the LOC107816497 gene encoding uncharacterized protein LOC107816497 isoform X1, whose protein sequence is MTSACSNNPLLSSFFLLKSPKLPNVSIFFPKFSNPISPMNSNNKAPTGNSKNPTRRRSKSPGKYKPRYGTSRKSTLKKSLSQEQVNFTKPIPDDPVVGIIGGGMSGLTCALYLEKRGIRSTVFDTGIHGLGGRMGTRMIDHQPLIFDHAAQFFTVTNPKFAELVDDWLNRGLVREWQGRIGELEVGGHFVPFPSSPPKYIGVNGMRPLADSLLSQTSLVNVVRPCWVSTLEPFNGTWHLSEKEKPCGQFDAIVIAHNGKCANRLLASSGLPLIARQMKRLELSPIWALLAAFEDPLPTALNAESLPFEGAFVKGVESVSWMANNSKKLLGRDSGPQCWTFFSTAAFGKQNKVPQESIPAATAERVKEVMLEGVEKALGLSKSSLQRPFYTRLQLWGAALPTNTPGIPCIFDPQGRAGICGDWLLGSSLEAAAISGIALADHIADYFEQGGPCSDEFAVGLHDEYKPLGGHDIGQFPGLESVDQTTKAPALTLTT
- the LOC107816497 gene encoding uncharacterized protein LOC107816497 isoform X2; this encodes MRPLADSLLSQTSLVNVVRPCWVSTLEPFNGTWHLSEKEKPCGQFDAIVIAHNGKCANRLLASSGLPLIARQMKRLELSPIWALLAAFEDPLPTALNAESLPFEGAFVKGVESVSWMANNSKKLLGRDSGPQCWTFFSTAAFGKQNKVPQESIPAATAERVKEVMLEGVEKALGLSKSSLQRPFYTRLQLWGAALPTNTPGIPCIFDPQGRAGICGDWLLGSSLEAAAISGIALADHIADYFEQGGPCSDEFAVGLHDEYKPLGGHDIGQFPGLESVDQTTKAPALTLTT